The window ATCAGTGCAACAAGTAAGAACTGCactttctacttttgttttgaagaaaacagaggcAGGATAAAGCGCACACTTACTTAGATCTCTTTGGGCAAAAGGCTTAGATTTTTCAGAGGATCTACAATAAATAGCACCTCCACATCCTTGGGCCACAGAGACTTGGCTTGAATCTTCTGCAGGTGGTATCCGGCCCCAGTTTGCGGTGCGTGACATCGGTTTTTTAGTACTCGGTTTCTTGGATTTGCCAGACCGCCTTGAAGATGGCTTTTTAGACTTTGAAGATTTGGGCTTGTTAACTATGGTCATTGTTCTCATCTGCGGCAGAGACAAATGTTCTGGCTGACGTAAGAATACCAAGAAGcattccaagaagaaaagagtagtACAAGTCCTGTCACTTAATCTCAAAGAAACGGCCTTTAAGAACTAAATTGCTGgtatgaatgatttaaaaggaatccccaaactaaacacacaaaggaaaaatttccatcaaaactctatcagtattacttttagcttctgcagaactagtggctgatgccatttctttcactttcgtaggattttaatccattacaactctggagtctttttaatataaaaatgcaaatgacattctctgaggggaatcagttatttattgcatttttggagCTTTGCAATTATCTATTAATTATTACCTATTATCTAATAGATAATGGTTGCgatttatatataattgttgCTCACGCTAGTAATGGAGCACTATTACTTTACTGCCTGCGCTTTTCTGCTTCGTGTGCACAAAGGTACCTGCATTTCGCTGCtactttacttctgtctttccagggcTCACCCTCTACCTCACTGTCTACTGCACCAGTCATGATGGCTTTGTTGTGATTCTATAATGAGCCTAGCTTttgaatacactttttctgGGCGTCACTTTGTGATAGCAAGTTAATTTGTGAGGGCTTATCACCTATGACCTGCTTCTCAGTAGGTACACGTTTGGCCTCTGTTAAGCAGAGAGtcaatcacagcttaagattttGTCCAAGATGCCATTCACgaaactgagtttaaccttgacagaactgagtttaacctttaaacctgaagctccgttaaagaataaagcagcaccCAAGCCAGGAAATAGAAGTTAATCGTCACTTTACCCTGAAACGCACGTAAAGCCAGTGAGCtattctgtgctggcaggattGCTGCCGGGATGGCCGACGAGGCGGCGGGCACAGGGGGCCACAggtcctgctccccggggccacaggtcctgtcacagggggctgccgggggtctCCAGGCGCCGGGAACAGCGGCAAcagcggggacagaggggacagcagcgacagcagccgCCACCTCAGCCGAGGCCGTCTCCACAACTGCCACAACGGCCTCGGAACGCCGCCCAACTCGGAGCTCCAGCGTGACGCCTTTTCAACCTGGCCGCGGTGCTCACGGCTAAAAGCAGAGCGTTTCCTCCGGCGTGTCTTTACTGTCGGTGCCGGACCGGCCCTCACCCCGAGCTCTCCCTGCTGGGAGGGCTTTGCGGTTGGGGtttccctcccgccgccgccgcgggcaggCCCCGCGCGCAAGCTGTCCGCGCTGGGGAGCGGCATGTCGCCCGCGGCGAGAGCCAGAGGGTGCGACACGAAAAAGCCCCGACACGAAAAAGCCCCGACGtgcgggcgaggcggcggggagaCAGCTCTGAGGGAGCGGCCGCTTCGCCCCgccgtcctcctcccctcccgggccgccccgccgagACCCGTGCgcctcaggtgctgccctgagagggcgctcaggcactgggacagctgcccagggcaatggtcatggcaccaagcctgacGGGGGTCCAGAAGTGTTtgaacaatgctctcagacataggctctgcttttggggtggtcctgtgtggagccaggagttggactcgctCATTATTGTGAGCCCTTTCCACCTTGGGATGTTCTCTGATTCTAGGTCAGCAATCCATTATCTGATGAGAGGTGTGGAGTCATTCGAAGGGAAGAGAGACCAAAACACTTCTGGTTTCCAGAAGCGGGTATTTGGTAACCAAACCgatgattccttttcttctagagcAAGTAGCAGCAGGGATCCGCTTTACAATAGGCTGGcaacaaggaaacaaagaatTGCAAACAAGACGTAGGACTTGAGCAGCAGCTTGTATACATGCATCAACTTATaaatgagcacacagctgagcgATAATGCAAAAATTGGACAAACTAAGTGAAGA is drawn from Anser cygnoides isolate HZ-2024a breed goose chromosome 14, Taihu_goose_T2T_genome, whole genome shotgun sequence and contains these coding sequences:
- the LOC136786373 gene encoding ubiquitin carboxyl-terminal hydrolase 42-like isoform X2, whose product is MPLPSADSLRAGPARGGGGRETPTAKPSQQGELGVRAGPAPTVKTRRRKRSAFSREHRGQVEKASRWSSELGGVPRPLWQLWRRPRLRWRLLSLLSPLSPLLPLFPAPGDPRQPPVTGPVAPGSRTCGPLCPPPRRPSRQQSCQHRIAHWLYVRFRMRTMTIVNKPKSSKSKKPSSRRSGKSKKPSTKKPMSRTANWGRIPPAEDSSQVSVAQGCGGAIYCRSSEKSKPFAQRDLIVNDGIAPPQRILFPPEKIRMDWQETQSVGVGLYNLGNTCFLNATLQCLTYTPPLANYMLSLEHSQSCREQDFCMMCTMETHINQALRCTVDAIEPTRVINNLSRKWLQMCFFFSIL
- the LOC136786373 gene encoding ubiquitin carboxyl-terminal hydrolase 42-like isoform X1, whose amino-acid sequence is MPLPSADSLRAGPARGGGGRETPTAKPSQQGELGVRAGPAPTVKTRRRKRSAFSREHRGQVEKASRWSSELGGVPRPLWQLWRRPRLRWRLLSLLSPLSPLLPLFPAPGDPRQPPVTGPVAPGSRTCGPLCPPPRRPSRQQSCQHRIAHWLYVRFRPEHLSLPQMRTMTIVNKPKSSKSKKPSSRRSGKSKKPSTKKPMSRTANWGRIPPAEDSSQVSVAQGCGGAIYCRSSEKSKPFAQRDLIVNDGIAPPQRILFPPEKIRMDWQETQSVGVGLYNLGNTCFLNATLQCLTYTPPLANYMLSLEHSQSCREQDFCMMCTMETHINQALRCTVDAIEPTRVINNLSRKWLQMCFFFSIL